The Limanda limanda chromosome 20, fLimLim1.1, whole genome shotgun sequence genome has a segment encoding these proteins:
- the mynn gene encoding myoneurin encodes MTHGHGKLLLQRLHQQREMDFLCDITIMVREVEFRAHRNILAAFSKYFSSQAAKGQEVTTLDPDKVSRYALEKLLEFIYTGQMNLSSTRQAGVRQAAAFLGMPEAMKYLEETPSWSELGETSQSEADKEPGLSPPSPGSVGSPSSPVPLSIVSATGGWEEGGKNGKEPEEEEEGKHLDEEERSKSDEEYTPTTPKARKRGRPKRLSGEQPEASSSADGTPKTQSSRGRGRGRGRGRGRGRGRGRGRGRGVSSREDLSVEDSDTSVKDFGDTSADWSPSRDEEGVAKKPRLSSGEGRGRGRGRGRGRGRGRGRGRRRAQEEEEEEEEDDDEGEESGSLGADEDMDDFGEEDGEVVDQDPSETDELMLSCTECNKLFKDASSLHRHEKIHKGLKPFICIFCSKKFRQATQLKTHLRIHTGEKPFSCSECDKCFAQKCQLVAHRRMHHGEEKPFTCERCGFKFATSSNYKIHIRLHSGEKPYVCDICGQAFAQSSTLTYHKRRHTGEKPYQCDRCGMSFSVSSSLISHARKHTGETPYKCPTPKCDSRFATSSDLKKHMRRHHPEGSSGVQCLLCGNRFASVKNMIKHQEKAHADEVRQHKERARAVVLLASSHPMAFVQNKLSQENKGLVSISEVEPANPEPSTPGPKAPAPPTEGVGHTESDDIIQSLKSEPADLPIAAGAAHQVTFDADQEQTINSDTLHALVEQLRPPPSPAQSLEQIVIIRTVDTESTPPQQ; translated from the exons ATGACTCACGGCCACGGGAAGCTGCTCCTGCAGCGGCTGCACCAGCAGCGGGAGATGGACTTCCTGTGTGACATCACCATCATGGTGAGGGAGGTGGAGTTCCGAGCGCACCGCAACATCCTGGCTGCGTTCAGCAAGTACTTCTCCTCCCAGGCGGCCAAGGGTCAAGAGGTCACGACCTTGGACCCGGACAAGGTCAGCCGCTACGCcctggagaagctgctggagtTTATCTACACGGGCCAGATGAACCTCAGCAG CACCAGACAGGCCGGCGTGCGCCAGGCCGCGGCGTTCCTGGGGATGCCCGAGGCCATGAAGTACCTGGAGGAGACCCCCAGCTGGTCCGAGCTGGGCGAGACCTCCCAGTCCGAGGCCGATAAAGAACCcggtctctctcctcccagtccCGGCTCGGTGGGAAGCCCCAGCTCCCCGGTGCCCCTGTCCATCGTCTCCGCCAcgggggggtgggaggagggggggaagaaCGGCAaagagccggaggaggaggaggagggaaaacatCTGGACGAGGAAGAGAGGAGCAAAAGTGACGAAGAGTACACGCCCACCACGCCCAAGGCCCGGAAGAGAGGCCGGCCCAAGCGTCTGAGCGGAGAGCAGCCGGAGGCCAGCAGCTCGGCGGACGGGACCCCCAAGACCCAGAGCTCCAGGGGGAGGGGCCGGGGCAGGGGGAGGGGCCGGGGCAGGGGACGCGGGAGGgggagaggacgaggaagaggagtttCTTCAAGAGAAGATCTGTCTGTAGAAGATTCAGACACGAGCGTGAAGGACTTTGGAGACACGTCTGCAGACTGGAGTCCGTCCCGGGATGAAGAGGGTGTGGCCAAGAAGCCTCGGCTGAGCAGCGGCGAGGGGCGGGGCCGAGGCCGCGGCAGGgggaggggcagagggagggGCCGAGGCCGCGGCAGGAGGAGGGctcaggaagaggaagaggaggaggaggaggatgatgatgaaggtgaggaGAGTGGCTCGCTGGGAGCTGATGAGGACATGGATGATTTTGGCGAGGAGGACGGCGAGGTGGTGGATCAGGATCCGTCGGAAACAGACGAGTTGATGCTGTCGTGCACCGAGTGCAACAAACTGTTCAAAGACGCCAGCAGCCTGCACCGCCACGAGAAGATCCACAAGGGCCTGAAGCCCTTCATCTGCATCTTCTGCTCCAAGAAGTTCAGACAAGCCACGCAGCTGAAGACTCACCTGCGCATccacacag GTGAGAAGCCGTTCAGCTGCTCCGAATGCGACAAGTGCTTTGCTCAGAAGTGTCAGCTGGTGGCTCATCGCCGGATGCACCACGGCGAGGAGAAGCCGTTCACCTGCGAGCGCTGCGGCTTCAAGTTCGCTACGTCGTCCAACTACAAGATACACATCAG acTGCACAGTGGGGAGAAACCTTACGTGTGCGACATCTGTGGCCAGGCGTTCGCTCAGTCCAGCACGCTGACCTATCACAAGCGACGCCACACGGGAGAGAAGCCGTACCAGTGCGACCGCTGTGGCATGTCCTTCTCCGTGTCCTCGTCCCTCATCTCAcacgccaggaaacacacag GGGAGACTCCGTACAAGTGTCCGACGCCGAAGTGCGACTCGCGCTTTGCGACGTCTTCTGACTTAAAGAAACATATGAGACGACATCACCCGG aggGAAGCAGCGGCGTGCAGTGTCTTCTGTGTGGAAACCGATTTGCCAGCGTGAAGAACATGATCAAGCACCAGGAGAAGGCTCACGCTGACGAGGTGCGGCAGCACAAGGAGAGAGCCAGAGCTG TGGTCCTCCTGGCCTCCAGTCACCCCATGGCCTTCGTCCAGAACAAACTCTCCCAGGAAAACAAAGGTTTGGTTTCCATCTCCGAAGTCGAGCCGGCCAACCCCGAGCCCTCCACCCCCGGCCCCAAAGCCCCGGCTCCGCCCACAGAGGGCGTCGGCCACACCGAGTCGGACGACATCATCCAGAGCTTGAAGTCGGAGCCGGCCGACCTCCCCATCGCCGCCGGCGCCGCCCACCAGGTGACCTTCGATGCTGACCAGGAGCAGACCATCAACTCGGACACCCTCCACGCTCTGGTGGAGCAGCTGCGGCCGCCTCCCTCCCCCGCCCAGAGTCTGGAGCAGATCGTCATCATCAGGACGGTGGACACCGAGAGCACCCCCCCCCAGCAGTGA